The genomic window CAGCTCGCGTTGGGGCTCCTTAGGGAGGGTGCGCGAGCCTCCAGCCTGGGACGCATCGTGGGCGGGCTGCGCGAGGCCCTGGCCGCCAGGGCCTGCCAGCTTGCCGAGGAGATACTCGGGCCGCCGCCCTGCGGCTACGCCCTGATGCTGCTTGGGCGGGCGGCCCGTCGCGAAGGCCCGGCCCTGTGCCCCATGTGGCACGCCGTGGTGCACGAATGCTCCATGGACTCGCGCGCGGCGGATCTGTGGTTCGAGCGGCTGGGTGACTTTCTGGGCGAGGCCCTGGAGATCATGCACCTGTCGGGCGCTCCCGGCAGCCCTGCCGCCATGGATCCGGCGTGGCGCGGCACACTGGAAGAGTGGCGCGAACGTCTGGGCGCCTGGGCGGCGGGCAAGTCGGGCGGCGTGGGAGATGTGGGCCATTTCGATTTCCGCCCTGTGCACGGCCAGCTGTGGCTGGCCGAGGCCTTGCGCAGCCATCTGGCCGGGTTGTTCGGGGCGTCGGGCATTTCCGGCGCAGCAGCCTGCGCCATGCCTCCAGAGACCGCCCAGGATTCTGGTGCCGACCTGGCGGCGCGGCTGGTGGACGACGTCCGTACCTGGGCCATGTGCGCCGGGGTCACGCGCATCGCCAGCGTGGAGCGGGCCGTTGCCCTGAAGGAGCTTCGCCCCGTGGGTGCGGAACTGGCCCACGCCCTGGAATATCTGACCGCGTGGCAGTGGGTGGGCGAGCCGCTTCGCAAAAGTCCCATGGGCAAAGCCATGGAGCGAATGTGCCGCAACGCGGCGAGGAGGGCGCACGATGAAATGGTGGCCGTGGTCAAACCCTAAGCAGGACGTATCCATCGGGCAGGCGGATTTCGTGGTCTTCGACCTGGAGACCAGCGGGCTCGATCCGACCCGCGACGACATCCTCTCCTTCGGGGCGGTGCGCATGCACGGCGCGCGCATCGACCTGGGCAGCGCCTACGAGACGCTGGTGCGCCCGGCAGGGCACGCCCCCAGGCCCGAGAACGTGCGCATCCACCAGCTCACCCCGGCCCAGTTGGCCGAGAAGCCGCCCCTGTCCGAGGCGCTGCCCGCGTTCCTGGAATATTGCCGGGACGGGGTGCTCACCGGCTGGCACGTGGAGCTGGACCTGGCCTTTCTTCGCGCCTGGGCCAAACGCCTGGGCCTGCCCCCGCCCAGGAACAGGAGCCTGGACGTCCTGGGGCTGTACCTGTCCATCCGGGGCGGGCGGGCCTCGCAGCTGCTCGAAGAGCTTCCCCTGAAGGACGCCACGCTCTACAGCGTGGCCCGCGCCCTTGGGGTGTCGCCAAAAGGCGCGCACGACGCCCAGGGGGACGCCTTTTTGACCGCCCAGGTGCTCCAGCGGTTTTTGTCCATCCTGCGGGTGTCGCGCCAGGGCGAGGAGCCGAGCCTGGACACCGTGCTGCGTCTGGCCGATCCGTCCTGCCACGCCCGCGCCCGCTCCGCCCCCCAGCCAGCCTTCTGAGAACCGCTCACCGTCAAAGTCTGGCCGCTGGCCTAAAAACACTGGGAATCAAATGGGTTTGTGGGCTAGATATACAACCGAACCAACATCTCCACCAAGGAGCCGTCCATGACCGACAATATCGAATCCCTCTCGCATGAAGATCGCCTCTTCCAGCCGCCCGCCGGGCCGCACCACGCCCGCGCCCATATCAAGAGCATTGAAGAGTACCGCGCCGTCTACAAACGTTCCGTCGAGGACCCCGAAGGCTACTGGGGCGACCGCTCCCGCGAGCTGATCACCTGGATGACCCCCTTCGGCAAGGTCATGGACTGCGACTTCGACAAGGCCTCCTTCAACTGGTTCGCGGGCGGCACCCTGAACGCCGCGCACAACTGCCTGGACCGCCACCTGGACGGCCCGCGCCGCAACAAGGCGGCCATCATCTGGCAGGGCGACCGCGTTGAGGACACGCGCGTGCTCACCTACCAGATGCTCCACGACGAGGTCTGCAAGTTCGCCAACGTCCTCAAAAGCCTGGGCGTGGAAAAGGGCGACCGCGTGGCCCTGTACCTGGGCATGGTGCCGGAGCTGGCGATTGCCATGCTGGCCTGCGCGCGCATCGGCGCGGCGCACTCCATCGTGTTCGCCGGGTTCTCGGCCCACTCGCTGCGCGACCGCATCAACGACTGCCAGTGCAAGGTGGTGGTCTGCGGCGACTCGGTGCGCCGCGCGGGCAAGGCCATCCCCTTGAAGCCTGCCGTGGACGACGCCCTGAAGGAGTGCCCCTGCGTCCAGAAGGTGGTGGTGCACAACACCGCCGGAACCCAGATCAACTTCGTGGAAGGCCGGGACCTCTGGTGGCACGAGGTGATGGCCGATCCCGCCATGAAGGCCCCCTGTCCGCCCCAGCCCATGGACTCCGAGGACGTGCTGTTCATCCTGTACACCTCCGGCTCCACGGGCAAGCCCAAGGGCGTGTACCACACCACCGGCGGCTACCTGACCTACGCGGCCCACACCACGCAGCTGGTGTTCGACCTCTACGACGAGGACATCCACTGGTGCACGGCAGACATCGGCTGGGTCACGGGCCACAGCTACATCGTGTACGGGCCGCTGGCCCTGGGCGCCACCTCGCTGATGTTCGAGGGAGTGCCCACCTGGCCCACGCCCGACCGCTTCTGGTCCACGGTGGAAAAATTCAAGGTGAACACCTTCTACACCGCGCCCACCGCCATCCGCGCGCTTATGCGAGAGGGCGTCAAATGGACCCAGGCGCATGACCTCTCCTCGCTGCGCATTCTCGGCAGCGTGGGTGAGCCCATCAACCCCGAGGCCTGGATGTGGTACCAGGAGAACATCGGCAAGGGGAAACTGCCCATCGTGGACACCTGGTGGCAGACCGAGACAGGCGGCCTCATGATCTCGCCCCTGCCCTACGCCACGCCCCAGAAGCCCGGCTCGGCCACCCTGCCGCTGCCCGGAATCGTGCCCAAGATCGTGGACAAGGACGGCATCGAAGTTCCCAACGGCCAGGGCGGCTTCCTGGTGCTGACCCAGGCCTGGCCCGGCATGCTGCGCGGCGTGTGGGGCGACCCGGCCCGCTACAAGAGCCAGTACTTCTCGGCCTTCCCCGGCGTGTACGAGACCGGCGACGGCGCGCGCATCGACAAGGACGGCTACGTGTGGATCATGGGCCGCGTGGACGACGTGGTGAACGTGTCCGGCCACCGCATGGGCACGGCGGAGATCGAGTCCGCGCTGGTGGCGCACCCGGACGTGGCCGAGGCCGCCGTGGTGGGCATGCCGCATGACATCAAGGGCCAGGCCATCTACGCCTACGTCACCGTGAAGGACGGCGTGGACGCCTCGGACGACCTGCTGGCGGCGCTGAAGAAGCACGTGCGCGCCGAGATCGGCCCCATCGCCACCCCGGACGTGATCCAGTTCGCGCAGGGGCTGCCCAAGACCCGCTCCGGCAAGATCATGCGCCGCATCCTGCGCAAGATCGCCGAGGGCGAGACCTCCACCCTGGGCGACACCTCCACCCTGGCCGATCCGAGCGTGGTGAACGACCTCATCGAGGGCAAGGAGAAGCTGTTCGGGTAGAGACCCGCGCGGCATGAACCGACAGGCAGTATCAGGGCGGCTTTCCGAAAATCGGGGAGCTGCCCTTTACTTTTTCCGTGTCGCGTTTCATTCTGACAACGAGAGTATTCCAAAGTGATTTGTTCGAGCCGGTCCAGATGTTGTCGGCGCGACGTTGTATAGTACCCGCAGGTCCCGTCCGGAACGCGCACTGTCAGGACGCAGGTCATGCAGCCATAACGTCACCGTGAAACAAGACCAAAGGGAATCTTCATGCCCAGCCTGTCCGCCATGCTTTCGCAGCCCAGTCTGACCATCAAGTTTCTGACCATCTCGTTTCTCTCCCTGGCCATCTTCGCCCTTGCCCTGTTCGGCGTCATACTGCCCCGCACCGAGGCGGAGCTGGTCGACGTGCACAAGGACTCCCTGTACGCCGTGGTGGGGACCATCCAGTCGCTGCTCAAGGAGTACGATCTCCAGGTGCAGCGCGGCGAACTGACACTGGAGGAAGCCCAGAAGCGGGCGCTCCGGCGCATCAAGCAGGCGCGCTACGGAAACGGCGACTACTTCTGGATCAACGACCTGACCCTGCCCTATCCGAAGATGATCATGCACCCCACCGTGCCCAGCCTGGACGGCAAGGTGCTCGACGACGCGAAGTTCGCCTGCGCCACTTTCTCCCAGAAGGGGCGCGGCGGCCAACTGGACGCCGTGCCGGGCGGCAAGGGCAACCTGTTCGCCACCCTGCTGGAGGTCAGCCGGGCCTCCGGCGACGGCTACATCATCTACCAGTGGCCCAAACCGCTCTCCGGCGGCGGGGTATCCACGGAGCTCTTTCCCAAACTGTCCTACGGCGTGGTGTTCGCACCCTGGGGCTGGCTGATCGGCAGCGGCATCTACATCGACAGCATCGACGCCAAGATCGCCAATATGCGCCTGTGGGGCGCGGGCGTGCTGGCCGTGGCCTTCATGGTGGGCCTGCTCGTGACCATCTGGCTGACCAGGGCCTTCGTGGGTCGTCAGCTGGACGCCCTGGTGAGCTATTCCGGCAGGATCGCCGAGGGCGATCTGGAGGCGCGTGTGCCTTCGGAGTCCTTCAAGGCGGAATTGGCGGTGCTCAAGCATTCCCTGGAAGTGATGGTGGAGAATCTGCGCCGCTCCATCGCCCTGGCGGACGAGAAATCGCGCGAGGCCAGCCAGCAGGCCCTTGAGGCCCAGGAGCAGGCCAGACGGGCCGAGGAAGCCTGCAGGATGGCCGAGGAGGCCAAACGTGCGGGCGAACTGGCCGCCGTGACCGCCATGGGGGGGGCAGCCGACGGCATCGGGCAGGTGGCCGGGGAACTCTCCGGGCTTCTGGCCTCTGCCGTGGACGGAACCGGCAGGCAACGCAGGCAGGCCGAAGAGACCGCCCGCGAGGTGGAGGACGTGAACCGCACCCTGGCCCACGTGTCCCAGCTGGCCACGGACGTGGCCGGGCTTGCCGGGGAAGCCAGCAAAAAGGCCAGGGCCGGGTCCACCGTGGTGGAGGATTCCGCCCAGGCCATCGCGGCGGTGAACACCCAGGCCCAGGCCCTGTCGGACTCCATGCACGAGCTGGGCGCGCAGAGCCAGGCCATCGGGGCCATCCTGACCACCATCGCCGATATCGCCGACCAGACCAACCTGCTGGCCCTGAACGCGGCAATCGAGGCGGCCCGCGCAGGCGAAGCCGGGCGCGGCTTCGCGGTTGTGGCCGACGAGGTGCGAAAACTCGCAGAAAAGACCATGACCGCCACTCAGGAGGTCTCCCGCTCCGTGGGGGCCATCCAGGACGGCGCGCGCCGGAACGTGGAGCGCATGGACCAGGCCGCGCAGGCCATTGGCCGGGCAACGGACCTGGCGCGCCAGTCCGGCGAGGTGTTCGTGGACATCGTGGACATCGTGGGGCGCTCGGCCGGTCAGACCTCGGCCATCGCAAGCGACGCCCAGGCCCAGTCCGGGGCCATGCGGCAGGTGTCGGCAGCCGTGGAGGACATCGCCCAGGTGGCCGGGGACATCGCCCGGAACGCCGCCGAATCGCAGGACGCGCTGCGCAGGCTGGAGCGCGAGCAGGCCCAGTTGGGAGAGGTCATCCGAAAGTTCGACGCATAGCGCCGGGAGCGCCATATGGTCCGGTCGGCCAGGAAATCCTCGATCTTGACGCTCCTGCTCAATGCCTTCGCATTGTGCATGGCGCCTACCCTTGTGGTGTTCGCGGTCCTGGCGCACAGAGAGTACAGCAGGGACGTCGATTCCGTGGAACAGGACGGGGCGCGCGTCATTTCCTCCCTCATGGCGATTCAAAGCAGGATCGCGCTCAACGCCAACGTCTTGTTGAGGACGCTCTCCAGCACCGACGACTTCAAGCAGCTCAATGCGCAGGAGATGGCAGCCAGCTTCAGGAACATCCTGAAGTTCTACCCCGACTACGCCAACCTCCACGCCGTCTACCCCAATGGCGATGTGTTCGCCTCCGCCGCCCCCATCCCCGAAGGGGGCGTGAACCTCCTGGACCGCAAGCATGTCCTTGATGCGCTCGCGACGATAGATTTCGCCGTGGGCGAATACATCGTGAGCCGCGTGGCGTTCGAGCCCGTCCTCCCGTTCTCGTTTCCCGTCACCAACGACCGTGGCGAGATCCTTGCCGTGCTGGTGGCGGTCCTTCGCCTGTCGTCCTTGTCGGAAGGTTTCGGGGAGTCCATGTCAGTGGACAAATCCAGCGTGATCCTGCTCGATCATTCCTTCAGGGTGCTGTTGCGATATCCGGCCAGAGTGAGCCAGGCCGCTTACGGCGCTGTCGACGATGAACTCCAAAAGGCCTTGAAGAGCGGCTCCGGGCAGGCGCTGCTGACGGATGGAGACGGCATCGAGCGAATGTACGCCATCCGGCCCATCGTGTTGGAGGGACACGGCAAGCCGTACATGTACATCGCGGCGGGCATTCCCATGGCCACGGCCAGGGCCAGGGGCATATCCACGCTGGTGTTCTGGACAGTGCTCACGAGCTGCGTGATGCTCGTGTCCCTGATCGCGTCCTGGTTGCTCATCAGGAAGAAGATCGCCGGGAATTGCCGCGAGATAGTGAAGGCGTCCCAGGGGATAATGTCGGGGCGGCTGGACGCGCGCACCGGCCTGACCGAGTCCGACGGCGAGCTGGGCGTGGTCGGGGTGGCTTTCGACGAAATGGCAGGCAAGCTCCAGGCCGGGATTCTCGACCTGCGCGAAAGCGAGGAGCGGTTCCGCGCCCTGGTGGAGCAGGCGCCCGAGGCAATCGTGGTGATCGACGTCCAGGACGACAGTGTCGTCCTGGTCAATGAAAGGGCGCAGGCTTTGTTCGGCTGCGGTGAGAAGGATCTGCTTTCGGGCGGAATTTTCCGATTCTACCTCGACCCGCAGCCAAACGGCAGGCCGGTAAAGGAACTGATCAAAGACACCATGCGGCGGGCTCTTGCCGGGGAAACCGTGCTCGGCGAGCGTGTGATACGAAACGCGCTTGGAGAATTCCTGACATGCGAGATCAGGGCCGTCAGGTTTCCAGGCAGAGACAAGAGCATGGTGCGTTCCAGTTGGATCGACATAACGCAACGCAAGAAGATCGAAGAGGCCTTGCGGGTGTCCGAGGATCAGTTCAGGAGCGTGGTCGGCACTTTGCCCATCGGCATGCTGTTCTTCGACGTCGCCGCAGACGGGCGGCTGGCGTTTCTTTCGGCGAATCCCGCAGCCATGAGGCAATTCGAGCTGGGGAAGGCAGGGCTTGCGGGAAAACCCGTCGAAGTGGCCTTCCCCTCGCTCGCGGCGCTTGGAATCCACGACGTGGTGCATGCCATCATGTCCGGGGAAACACCCACGTTCACCTCCCGCAGCACTTTGGATGATGAAACGCTGCGCGGGGTCTTCGACATATACATGTTCATGCCAAAGGATAACCGCCTCGCGGTGGCGCTCCTGGATATCACCGAGAAGATGCGCATGCAGGACGTGATGGTCCAGACCGAAAAGATGATGAGCGTGGGCGGGCTGGCTGCCGGCATGGCCCACGAGATCAACAACCCCCTGAGCGCCATACTTCAGTCGGCCCAGGTTCTTCAGAGGCGTCTGCTCCAGGACAACGCCGTCAATCTCGCCAAGGCGCGCGAAGCCGGGTGCGAGTTCGAATCCGTCTTCAGGTATTTGCAGGCCAGGGATGTTCCGTCGATGCTGGCCGGAATACTCGAGTCCGGAGTCCGGGCTGCCAGGGTGGTTTCCGGCATGCTGGAGTTCAGCCGGAAGGTGGAGTCGAACCGCTCCTATGTGCAGCTTGAAACACTTCTGGACAAGGCGGTGGAGCTCAGCTCAAACGACTACGATTTGAAGAAGAAGTACGATTTCCGGCATATCCGCATCATCCGCGAGTACGACGAAGCCATCGGGGCCGTGCAGTGCACCAGCACTCAGATCGAACAGGTGTTCCTCAACCTGCTCAAAAACGCAGCCCATGCCTTGAGTTCCGGCAGGGGCGAGGGGGAGCAGCCCACCATCTGGCTTCGCACCCGCCAGGAGTCCGGCTACGCCGTGATGGAGGTCGAGGACAACGGACCCGGAATGGACGAAGCGGTCAGCAGGCGCATCTTCGACCCCTTCTACACCACCAAGCCGACAGGGGAGGGCACCGGGCTCGGGCTGTCGGTCTCCCGCTTCCTGATCGTCGAGAAGCACAACGGAACCATCGCCGTGGAGTCGAAGCCCAGCGTGGGGACGAGGTTCGTGATCCGGCTTCCTCTTGGGACCGCTTCGTCAAACGCTTCGTGATCTTCACGCCCGCTCGGGCGCAACAAATCCCACATGCAGGCGAGTGCCGAAGGCACAAAAAAAGGGGAGGCGCTTGTCAGCGCCTCCCCGGAACCGGCCTAGGCCGGTATCAACTATTTCTGCTTGGCGTGGTCGCCGGAGGCGGCGCGCTGCATCTTGACCTCGACCTTCTCGGTCAGGCCTTCATAGTACTCGCGCAGAATGGCCAGGCACTCGTCGCGGCCGAAGTGGTCGGGGATGGCGTCGCCTTCGGACAGCATCTTGCGCAGCTTGGTGCCGGACAGGATGACGCGGTCTTCCTTGCCGTGGGGGCAGGTGCGCAGGGAGGCCATGCCGTCGCACTTGAAGCAGTAGAAGGTCCAGTCGATGTTCATGTTCTCGCAGAGCAGGGCCTTGCCGGGCTCGACGGCGCAAGCGGCCTCGGGGGTCGCGTAGGGGATGCGCTTGAAGATCTCCTGGGCCTCGAACATGCCGTAGAAGTCGCCCACGCCGGCGTGGTCACGACCGATGATCATCTGGTTGATGCCGAAGTTCTGGCGGAAGGTGGCGTGCAGCAGGCCTTCGCGGGGACCGGCGTAGCGCATGTCCAGGGGGTAGCCGGCCTGGATCACGTGGTCCTTCACGAAGTAGTGCTCGACCAGGGTGTCGATGGCCTTCACGCGCACTTCAGCCGGGATGTCGCCGGGCTTCAGGTTGCCGATCAGGGAGTGGATGACCACGCCGTCGCAGACTTCCACGGCGATCTTGGCCAGGAACTCGTGCGAGCGGTGCATGGGGTTGCGCAGCTGCAGAGCGGCAACCTTCTGCCAGCCCTTGGCGTCCATTTCGGCGCGCAGCTCGGCGGGACGCTTGTAAACGCCCTTGTACTTGACGGGGTAGTCGCCCTCGGAGAGGACCTTCACGTTACCGGCCAGGGACACGGGCTTCTGGCCCATGACCATCTGCACGCCGGGGTGATCCTTCAGAGCGGTCTCCCAGAACACGTCGTCGGCGGAGTCGGGGCCGGCGCCCTTGAACACCTGGTAGCACTCCCACTTCTTCTCTTCTTCGGTGAGGGTGTACTTCTCGGTGACGGTGATGATGGCCATCATCTCGCCCTTGTGGGACTCCAGCGCAACTTCCTGGCCCACGTTGATGCCGGCGGCATCTTCGGCGGAGACGGAGAGGGTGACGGGGACGGGCCAGAAGGTGCCGTCGGTCAGGGTCATCTTCTCGCACACGGACTTCCAGTCGGCCTTGTTCATGAAGTAGGTGATCGGCGAGAAGCCGCCGATGCCCATCATGATCAGGTCGCCCTTTTCGCGGGGGGAGATGACGACTTTCTTCAGGGTGGCGGCCTTCTTCAGAGCCTCAGCGCGCTCGGCGCCTTCCAGAAGACAAATGGTCAGGCCTTTGCCACCATGCGGGGGAACCAGTCTGGACATGTTCGTTTCCTCTCCTTTACGGATAGTGTGGTTTCTCGTCTTGCCGCCCAGGCCGCTTAGCGGCCATCAATCCGTCCGGGTCCAAGGGAGCCCGGCCGCCCTATGATAAAAAATTCACGTGGAGTGTTATTGTGAAAAAAATGACTTCTTGTCAAGCCATTCCACCCCGGCTTGACGACTTCGTTCCACGCGGGCATCCTCGCCCGTGAAAGCATCAGGAGGACTGTAAACCATGTTGCTCGACGTTCGCAACGAAGACGGTTTGTCCATCGTGCGCATCAACACCCCGCGCATCGAAGCCCGCATCGCCGACGAACTCACCGAGGGCCTCATCGACGTGTTCAGCCCGACCCGGGCCGCCGCCCTGGATTTCTCCCAGGTGGGCTTCATCGACTCCGTAGGCATGAAGTCGCTCATGACCGTTCTGCTGCACTGCCGAAAACATGAGGGCGTGTGCGTCCTGTTCGGCGTGTCCGAGGACATCATGAGCGTATTCGTCATCACGCGCCTCAATAAGCTCCTGCCCATCGCCGAAGACGAGGCGTCCGCCGTGGCCCGCGTGCGCGAACTCGTCCGGGAAAACCGCGAGCGCACCCTCAGGGGTTGATCCCAGGCTACACCAGTATCTCTTCCAGAGACTTGCGCGGCCTCTGGGGCGGGCTCTCCGCCGGATGCCCCACGGCCATCAGGGCCGCCACGCCAAGACCTTCGGGCAGCCCCAGGCGCTCCCGGATGATCCTCTCTTCCAATCTGCCTATCCAGGTGGTTCCAAGCTTAAGCTCCACGGCCCGGAGCATCATGGCGGACATGGCGATGGCCAGGTTCAGCGACGCCGCGCCCCGCAACAGTTCCGGCGGTCCGGACTCGGCGGGCTTCAGGTAGGATTCGTCCACGTCCTGCGCGAACTCCGGGGTCATAAGCCCGGCCTCCCGCAGCGCCCTGATGGTGGCGCGCGAATCGCACAGGTAGGCGGACGTGTCCACGCAGCACACGATCACCGCGCCCGCCTTGCCCACCCAGCGTTGTCCGGCCGTGGCCGGGCCGCCGAGCCACTCGATATCCTCGCGGCGCGTGATGAGCCTGAAGCGCCAGGGCTGCGAGTTACAACCGGACGGCGAGAGCCGGGCGGCCTCGATCAGTTCGAGCAAAAGTTCACGAGTGACGGGCTGGTCCGTGAATTTACGGATGGAGCGGCGGTTGGCGATGGCTTCCTGTACGGTCATGGAAAGGCCTCCAGGCAGGGTGTGCGGCGTCCGTGTCACGTCCGCATCATATTTTGGTGTCGTTTTGCGGTCACGCGATGCTTTTGAAACAGCGCAGGTCGACGGTGATGTCCTCGTCCAGGTCGATGAAGGCCATGCAGGGCCTGTCGCCCGAGAGGCTGCCGGGGTTCACCACCAGGGTGTCGCCGAAGCGGATGTTGGTCTGGCGGTGGGTGTGGCCGAAAAGGATCAGGTCGAAACCCGGCCCGAAGGCCTCGGGCAGGCGGGCGGGCAGGCTCGGCCGGTCGCCCCAGCCGTGGGTGACGCCGATGGTTTTCCCGCCCAGGTTCAGGCGCAGCATGGCCGGGAGTTCCTGCCCCACGCGCCAGTCGCAGCAGTTGCCCGCCACGCCGTGGAAGTTGGGATGGTTGCGGGCCATGTAGTCGTGCATGGCCACGCCGGTGGTGTCGCCGCAGTGGATGAGCGCGTCCGCAGGAAGCAGGTGTTCGTCGAAGAATCGCCTGAACCAGTCCGTGGGCGCGTCCAGGTGGGTGTCGGAGATGACCGCGATGCGCATGAGCCTCAGCCCTTTCCGTTTTTGCGTTCCCACCAGCAGGCCTCGGGGCCGAGAAACCACCAGTCGGTGTGGTCCGTGGTCATGATGGCCTCGGCCAGTTCGCGCCCCTGGGGCGTGCGCAGGCGGCCCACGGCGCAGTCCAGCCACTTCTTGGCGTAGGTGTTGCCGAGGTCCAGCGCCTCCTTCAGGTTGACCATCAGGTCCAGCTGGTCGGCGTCCTGGGCCAGGATGGCCTCCAGGGACTGCGCGTCCTCCAGCTCGTCGTGGAGCGTCAGCACCGGTTCGGACAGGCCTGTGCCCTTGAGGCCGTCGGCCAGGGCGCGGCGCGCGTCGTGGGTGTTGTAGAGCTTGTTGACGTAGTTGAAGTCGCCGGTGCGGGCTTCATGGATGTCGTGGAAGAGGCAGAGCAGGACGGTCTTGGCCGCGTCGGCCCCGGCCATGTGGGCCAGGGCGTAGCCGATCACCGCCGTGCCGAAGCTGTGTTCGGCCACGTTCTCGGAGCCGGTGCCCAAAAACTGGTAGCCGGTGCGGGGGGTGCGGCGCAGCATGCTCACTTCAAAAAGAAAAT from Fundidesulfovibrio putealis DSM 16056 includes these protein-coding regions:
- a CDS encoding ATP-binding protein; this translates as MAPTLVVFAVLAHREYSRDVDSVEQDGARVISSLMAIQSRIALNANVLLRTLSSTDDFKQLNAQEMAASFRNILKFYPDYANLHAVYPNGDVFASAAPIPEGGVNLLDRKHVLDALATIDFAVGEYIVSRVAFEPVLPFSFPVTNDRGEILAVLVAVLRLSSLSEGFGESMSVDKSSVILLDHSFRVLLRYPARVSQAAYGAVDDELQKALKSGSGQALLTDGDGIERMYAIRPIVLEGHGKPYMYIAAGIPMATARARGISTLVFWTVLTSCVMLVSLIASWLLIRKKIAGNCREIVKASQGIMSGRLDARTGLTESDGELGVVGVAFDEMAGKLQAGILDLRESEERFRALVEQAPEAIVVIDVQDDSVVLVNERAQALFGCGEKDLLSGGIFRFYLDPQPNGRPVKELIKDTMRRALAGETVLGERVIRNALGEFLTCEIRAVRFPGRDKSMVRSSWIDITQRKKIEEALRVSEDQFRSVVGTLPIGMLFFDVAADGRLAFLSANPAAMRQFELGKAGLAGKPVEVAFPSLAALGIHDVVHAIMSGETPTFTSRSTLDDETLRGVFDIYMFMPKDNRLAVALLDITEKMRMQDVMVQTEKMMSVGGLAAGMAHEINNPLSAILQSAQVLQRRLLQDNAVNLAKAREAGCEFESVFRYLQARDVPSMLAGILESGVRAARVVSGMLEFSRKVESNRSYVQLETLLDKAVELSSNDYDLKKKYDFRHIRIIREYDEAIGAVQCTSTQIEQVFLNLLKNAAHALSSGRGEGEQPTIWLRTRQESGYAVMEVEDNGPGMDEAVSRRIFDPFYTTKPTGEGTGLGLSVSRFLIVEKHNGTIAVESKPSVGTRFVIRLPLGTASSNAS
- a CDS encoding nitroreductase family protein, giving the protein MTVQEAIANRRSIRKFTDQPVTRELLLELIEAARLSPSGCNSQPWRFRLITRREDIEWLGGPATAGQRWVGKAGAVIVCCVDTSAYLCDSRATIRALREAGLMTPEFAQDVDESYLKPAESGPPELLRGAASLNLAIAMSAMMLRAVELKLGTTWIGRLEERIIRERLGLPEGLGVAALMAVGHPAESPPQRPRKSLEEILV
- the sat gene encoding sulfate adenylyltransferase, which encodes MSRLVPPHGGKGLTICLLEGAERAEALKKAATLKKVVISPREKGDLIMMGIGGFSPITYFMNKADWKSVCEKMTLTDGTFWPVPVTLSVSAEDAAGINVGQEVALESHKGEMMAIITVTEKYTLTEEEKKWECYQVFKGAGPDSADDVFWETALKDHPGVQMVMGQKPVSLAGNVKVLSEGDYPVKYKGVYKRPAELRAEMDAKGWQKVAALQLRNPMHRSHEFLAKIAVEVCDGVVIHSLIGNLKPGDIPAEVRVKAIDTLVEHYFVKDHVIQAGYPLDMRYAGPREGLLHATFRQNFGINQMIIGRDHAGVGDFYGMFEAQEIFKRIPYATPEAACAVEPGKALLCENMNIDWTFYCFKCDGMASLRTCPHGKEDRVILSGTKLRKMLSEGDAIPDHFGRDECLAILREYYEGLTEKVEVKMQRAASGDHAKQK
- a CDS encoding STAS domain-containing protein — protein: MLLDVRNEDGLSIVRINTPRIEARIADELTEGLIDVFSPTRAAALDFSQVGFIDSVGMKSLMTVLLHCRKHEGVCVLFGVSEDIMSVFVITRLNKLLPIAEDEASAVARVRELVRENRERTLRG
- a CDS encoding metallophosphoesterase family protein, encoding MRIAVISDTHLDAPTDWFRRFFDEHLLPADALIHCGDTTGVAMHDYMARNHPNFHGVAGNCCDWRVGQELPAMLRLNLGGKTIGVTHGWGDRPSLPARLPEAFGPGFDLILFGHTHRQTNIRFGDTLVVNPGSLSGDRPCMAFIDLDEDITVDLRCFKSIA
- a CDS encoding methyl-accepting chemotaxis protein yields the protein MPSLSAMLSQPSLTIKFLTISFLSLAIFALALFGVILPRTEAELVDVHKDSLYAVVGTIQSLLKEYDLQVQRGELTLEEAQKRALRRIKQARYGNGDYFWINDLTLPYPKMIMHPTVPSLDGKVLDDAKFACATFSQKGRGGQLDAVPGGKGNLFATLLEVSRASGDGYIIYQWPKPLSGGGVSTELFPKLSYGVVFAPWGWLIGSGIYIDSIDAKIANMRLWGAGVLAVAFMVGLLVTIWLTRAFVGRQLDALVSYSGRIAEGDLEARVPSESFKAELAVLKHSLEVMVENLRRSIALADEKSREASQQALEAQEQARRAEEACRMAEEAKRAGELAAVTAMGGAADGIGQVAGELSGLLASAVDGTGRQRRQAEETAREVEDVNRTLAHVSQLATDVAGLAGEASKKARAGSTVVEDSAQAIAAVNTQAQALSDSMHELGAQSQAIGAILTTIADIADQTNLLALNAAIEAARAGEAGRGFAVVADEVRKLAEKTMTATQEVSRSVGAIQDGARRNVERMDQAAQAIGRATDLARQSGEVFVDIVDIVGRSAGQTSAIASDAQAQSGAMRQVSAAVEDIAQVAGDIARNAAESQDALRRLEREQAQLGEVIRKFDA
- the acs gene encoding acetate--CoA ligase → MTDNIESLSHEDRLFQPPAGPHHARAHIKSIEEYRAVYKRSVEDPEGYWGDRSRELITWMTPFGKVMDCDFDKASFNWFAGGTLNAAHNCLDRHLDGPRRNKAAIIWQGDRVEDTRVLTYQMLHDEVCKFANVLKSLGVEKGDRVALYLGMVPELAIAMLACARIGAAHSIVFAGFSAHSLRDRINDCQCKVVVCGDSVRRAGKAIPLKPAVDDALKECPCVQKVVVHNTAGTQINFVEGRDLWWHEVMADPAMKAPCPPQPMDSEDVLFILYTSGSTGKPKGVYHTTGGYLTYAAHTTQLVFDLYDEDIHWCTADIGWVTGHSYIVYGPLALGATSLMFEGVPTWPTPDRFWSTVEKFKVNTFYTAPTAIRALMREGVKWTQAHDLSSLRILGSVGEPINPEAWMWYQENIGKGKLPIVDTWWQTETGGLMISPLPYATPQKPGSATLPLPGIVPKIVDKDGIEVPNGQGGFLVLTQAWPGMLRGVWGDPARYKSQYFSAFPGVYETGDGARIDKDGYVWIMGRVDDVVNVSGHRMGTAEIESALVAHPDVAEAAVVGMPHDIKGQAIYAYVTVKDGVDASDDLLAALKKHVRAEIGPIATPDVIQFAQGLPKTRSGKIMRRILRKIAEGETSTLGDTSTLADPSVVNDLIEGKEKLFG
- a CDS encoding 3'-5' exonuclease, with the protein product MKWWPWSNPKQDVSIGQADFVVFDLETSGLDPTRDDILSFGAVRMHGARIDLGSAYETLVRPAGHAPRPENVRIHQLTPAQLAEKPPLSEALPAFLEYCRDGVLTGWHVELDLAFLRAWAKRLGLPPPRNRSLDVLGLYLSIRGGRASQLLEELPLKDATLYSVARALGVSPKGAHDAQGDAFLTAQVLQRFLSILRVSRQGEEPSLDTVLRLADPSCHARARSAPQPAF